The window CAAACTTATATGCACATCGTCATTGGGCGAAATCATCAGGTTGGCGCCGCGACATCGGAGCCATCGGAGCCATCGGTCCGGGCGAGACCAAGGCTCTGCCAGTTGGGTCCCGGCTTTATCCGTCACTGGCCGCTCCCGTCACGCTTGGCCCTTGGCCTTCTGATTCTTTCTCGTCTTCTTGCTTCCTTCTTGCCAGCTGCTTAATAACGTCAGACGAGGCAGTGAAGACGAGCCACGGCCTCTCCTACATATCGTCCTATCCAGAGTTGTTGGCCCTCCTCGGCAGAACTGGAGACGACCAGTGCCGAAAACAATATTCTATGGTCAGAGCCGGTCTGGCTGGAGCACTCCTCGCACAAGTGGTCTGTGTCCTCGTTGTCCAGTCTTCCCATGTCCATGATCAACGCAACAGTCGCCGTCAAGCCCGTTTGATTCTTGGCCAGCCAGGCCCGATGCACCCTTGAGGTCCACGACAAACAGTGAAGACGAGTTCGTGCCCGGTTCTGGGTTCAGCAACGGGCTCGAAAATTTATATTGTTTCCCTGACATTCCTCTTTCTCGTTGAAAGAAACTTGTTGTCAATATACAGCTGGCGTGAGGAAAGGATGAGCGTTATCGGTATGGAGAGTCCTTTGCGACCTATACTCGCTACGTTCGTCGAGTAGTCAGCAGACGTTCGAAGTAAAGGTAAAAGAATCCGaggcaagtacgtgtacttcTTGTTTTGCTACCGTGCTTGGTTGATTGCCCTGGGTCCTCCTGTTGGTGATGTTGCTGCTGCATTCAATTGTTCAACCGCTCCGACAGATGGGGGCATGTTGGCAGCAGTGGACCATCATGTGGAGAGAACATGACAGAAGGCTGCGTTCTTCCCATGGAACCAAAGTTCAGCTTGACATTGCATCATTCGCTCTCCGTACCGAGAAAGATTGAAAGCTGTCAAGGACTCTTCTTGGCCGCTTCGTCTGGTGTCGAATACCAATAGGATGTCCACTACTGACACCTCCCACCATACCCTGTACTTCACCCAGGAGATTGTCATGGCCGACATTTCCGAGACATCACTTCTCGAGATGACATCGGGTCCCGGAAATTATACAGCATGGAGCATGTTCGAAAAAAATGGTGCTATAATGCAAGCATGAAGCAGAATCGAAACTGAATCCATCCTAATTGCGTCGTGGGTAGTGGGAGGTGGATAGGAGAAGCCTCGAGTATGGACACACCAGGCAAgtgccgacgatgctcgAATGGTTACGTCACGTCGGCGGTTTCTCCTGCTGCGCCAGAGTCGTCTGTAGACATCCTGACCTCCAGGTAGGACTCTGACTGTAAATTGATGGTGGGAAAGCTGGAGTATCCGGATGACGGCCTGtccaggatgcacagtgTCGTTGCATCCCCAATCTTGGTGTGAAGATGGGTGAATTGGACAGCAAGGAACTGGAAAATCGCACTGTAACGTACGAATCCCATGTTCTCATAAAAGAGCAACGGAAATCGAATGGGTAGTATATATCATAAAAATGAGGAGACCAACCAGCTTAATGAGCAAATTGtctacttgcatgtattttAGGGGTATGTTTGACTTCTCAGAATATCGTAATATTTCCAAAATTCATCAGCTGCAATGGCCAAGGAAGCCCTTCGGCTCGCACTGTGCGGGGAATTGCTTCCTCAATTACACCATTCGCCTGAAGTGGAGTGCTGCGGAGTCGATTCATAGCTGAATTCTGCCGCTAGACACCGCCCAAAAAAAAAGTGGTGATGGAGTGCAGAGAAGCGATTTCACCTCTGACTGGAATTCAACCGCCAACTCTTGCTACACCTGGGGCGTCTACGGTCAGACCTTTGGCCGATTGCCGACCAAGATGAATATCGCCCAGCCCATATCCTCcgaggtcgatgccgtcgagtTCACATTCCTGTCCCCGGACGAGATACAAGCCATCTCCGTCAAGCGCATCGAGAATGACAACACCTTCGACAGCCTTCTCAACCCCGTCCACGGCGGTCTCTACGACCCTGCCCTCGGATCATGGGGCGACCAACCGTGAGATCCATGTGCCTGGAACCTCGTGCTTTCCCGAGGCCTCTGCTGACCATGCTCCCCAGGTGCGCCACCTGCAACCTGAACCAAGCGAGCTGCCCGGGACACCCAGGTCACATCCAACTCCCCGCACCAGTCTACCACCCCATCTTCATGGACCAGGCGTACCACTTGCTCCGAGCGACCTGCGTCTACTGCAGGGGTTTTCGACTACCCGCCAAGGACCTCCACAAGTTCATGTGCCAGCTCCGTCTGCTCCAGCACGGCCTCATCCGCGAAGCGTAcatcgtcgatgccgttggcGACAAGGACTGCGATGGTTTGGGGGAGAACCTCGGCtccgacgagagcgaggcgGACGAAGAAAACAGCTCGATCGACAGCGCCATCAGAAAAAGGGACAAGTACGTCCTGCACTGCCTTCGGACCGTCAAAATCCGACGGAGTGAGGCCGGGAGGCGGAAGCACGAGGGCATGGCCCAAGCGCGGCGAGACATCATCAAGGCCTTTCTCGCCGAAATCACCAAGAGAAGGCACTGCGCGACCTGCTCGGGAATCTCGCCGGCGTACCGAAAAGATCGCTACGTCAAGATTTTCGAAAAGTCGCTCTCGGCCAAGGAGctgacggccatggcccAGAGGCATCTGGTGCGGAAGGATGCCATGACGCGCCAGTTTGACGAGAAATCAAAGTCAAAACTCGACACCGAATCCTCCGAATCCGAAGCAGTCGtccagccgacgacggacgaagaggaagaacggcccgtcgacgttgccgcGGCCCAGAGATACATCAGCCCGATGGAGGTGCGCGCTCGATTGATCGAGCTGTTTAAGAAGGAGCAGGATGTTGTCGCCCTCCTGTACGACTCGAAACCGCGTACCAGAGGCTCTCCGGACGTCACGCCGGACATGTTCTTCATCACCACCATTCTCGTCCCGCCCAGCCGCTACCGACCGGAAGCCCGCCTCGGAGATGCGCAGGTGACCGAGGCGGAGCAGAATTCGCTCTACAAGATGATCCTGCGAGGCTGCACCAAGATTGCCCACGTGCATACCGTCCTGAGAAGCAACGAGCGTGCCGACATTACCCAGCTGCATCAGGCTTGGACCGAGCTTCAAGAGAGCGTCAATGCGCTGATTGATGCGAATAAGAATCCCGTCCAGGGTGCGGCTGCTAAGCGCAACGAAGAGGGCATCAAGCAGAAgctggagaagaaggagggcCTGTTCCGAAAGAACTTGATGGGCAAGCGTGTCAACTACGCCGCCAGAAGCGTCATCTCGCCCGATCCGAACATCGAGACGAACGAGATTGGCGTCCCCCCCGTCTTCGCCCAGAAGCTCACGTTCCCCGAACCCGTCACCAGTCACAACTTCCGAGACATGCAGCACGCCGTCATCAACGGTGCCTACAAGTGGccgggcgccgtcgccatcgagaACGAGAACGGCCAGGTGCAGATGCTGAGGAACAAGTCGGTCGACGAGCGCATCTCCCTCGCGAATCAGCTGCTCGCCCCGACGGACGCCAACGCGCCCAAGATACGGAACAAGAAAGTATATCGGCACATGAccaacggcgacgtcgtgTTGATGAACCGTCAGCCGACACTGCACAAGCCGTCCATGATGGGACATCGAGTTCGCGTCCTGCCGGGCGAGAAGACGATCCGCATGCACTACGCCAACTGCAACACCTACAATGCCGACTTTGACGGAGACGAGATGAACATGCACTTTCCCCAAAACGAGGTTGCCCGCGCGGAAGCCCTCCAGATTGCGGACACGGACCATCAGTACTTGTCGGGCACGCAGGGCAAGCCGCTACGAGGTCTGATCCAGGATCACATCTCCGTCTCCATCGCCCTGTGCAGTCGGGATTGCTTCTTCAGCCGCGGCGACTATCACGCCCTCGTCTACAGCGCCATCCGACCGGAAAGCGGCCACGTGTACGGCGACAGGATCCAGCTCGTCCCGCCCGCCATTCTCAAGCCGGTGCCGAGGTGGACAGGAAAACAGGTCGTCACGACGATACTCAAAAACACGCAACCGCCCAACTGCGGCCCGCTGACGCTGCACGGAGAATCTCAGATCAAGGCCGAGCAGTGGGGCTCCAAGAAATCCGAAGAGGGAACGGTGCTGATCCAGGACGGCGAGTTCGTcaccggcatcctcgacaagTCCCAGATCGGCCAGAGCGCCGGCGGCTTGATCCATGCCATCCACGAAGTCCAcgggccgtcggccgccggcaagCTGCTCACCGCCATGGGCCGGCTTCTGACCCGCTATCTCGGCATGCGCGCCTTCTCCTGCGGCATGGACGACTTGCGTCTcaccgccgagggcgagacgTCCCGGCAGCGAGAGCTGCAGGTTGTCAggaccgtcggccgcgagatCGCCTCGAGCTACGTCTCCCTCAAGGACGTGCCCGACGCTCGAGATCCCGTCCTCCTCGAACGTCTGGAGGAGGTTCTCCGCGACGACAAGAAGCAGGAAGGCCTGGACCTTCTCATGAACCAGGGGACCAAGGACATCACCGACGCCATCCAACGGGCCTGCATCCCCAACGGCCTCGAGAAGCCGTTCCCGCGAAACCAGATgcaggccatgacgacgtcgggTGCCAAGGGTTCCAAGGTCAACGCGTCCCTCATCTCCTGCAACCTGGGTCAGCAGGTGCTCGAGAGCAGGCGAGTGCCCATCATGGTCAGCGGCAAGACGCTCCCCTGCTTTCAGCCGTTCGAGACCAACATCACGGCCAACGGATACATCGGCAGCCGATTCCTGACGGGCATACGTCCGCAGGAGTACTACTTCCACCACATGGCCGGACGAGAAGGTCTCATCGACACGGCCGTGAAGACGTCGCGGTCCGGCTACCTTCAGCGATGCGTCATCAaaggcctcgagggcgtctCGGTGGCTTACGACACCACCGTtcgcgatgccgacggctccATCATCCAGTTTTTGTATGGCGAAGACGGCTTGGACGTCACTAAGCAATCGTACCTCAAGGACTTTGGCTTCATCCTGCGAAACCTCGTGTCCGAGGCGGCCCAGCTCCGATACGACTCCGAGGTGGTTCAGCGTCTGGGCGCGACGAGCAACCGAGCGGCGTTTACCAAGTACATGAAGAGCGCCGTGAAGCACGCCCAGCCCGGCGATCCGAAGGCGAGGGATCCGCTGACGAGCGCCTTCAACCCGACGACGAACGCCTTCGTCCTGTCCGAATCCTTCTTCACGGCCATGTCGACCTACCTGAAGGAGAACTCGGACGGCATGATTCGGGAGAAGGGTGACAAGGAGCCGGCCGGCGCGCACCAAGCGCTGAACCGAAAGAACGCCGAGCTTCTCTTCGCCATGAAGTATCTGCAATCGCTGATAGAgcccggcgaggccgtcggcgtcgtcgccggccagtCCGTGggcgagccgtcgacgcagaTGACGCTCAACacgttccacttggcgggGCACGCGGCCAAGAACGTGACGGCGGGTATCCCTCGGCTGCGAGAGATTCTCATGACGGCCTCGAAGGACATtgcgacgccggccatgtCCCTCTACCCGCACGCCagcctcgcggccgaggaggtggagACGTTTGCCAAGTCGATCAGCGCGCTGCCAATGTCGTTCATCCTGGaaagcgtcgtcgtcgaggaaaaGGTCGGCCGCGGCAAGATCTTCGGCATGGCCAAGATCTACGTCATCAAGCTCAAGTTTTTCCCTGCCAAGGAATACCTGGAAATGTACCACgccagcgtcggcgaggtgctGGATGCCGTGGAGAGGAAGTTGGTGCGGCACATCGTCACGCTGTCCAAGGCCGAGCTCAAGAAGCGAGCGCTgcaggcgacggccgcctccccGGACATTGGGGCCAAggttggcgtcgtcgagatggttgctcccgcggcggcgacggccgaggcgggtgccgaggacgacgactcggGCGACGAAGACCACACGAGCGCCAAGCAACGAGCCAACCGGCACGAGGCCGTGTCGTACGGACCgaacgacgaggcggacaaCGAGATCCAGcgcgagatggacgacgccgacgtggccgacgagacggaggcggagggcgccgacgatgcggcggAGAAGAACGAGGCGATGGACGTCGacacggacgacgaggcctcgGAAGGGGAgaaggcgtcgtcggccaatGCCCGTGCTCGGCGCGTCATGGATGCCTTTGACGAAGTCACGGCGTTTGAGTGCAGCGAAagcagcggcgacgggtgCCAGCTGACGCTCGAGTACGACCAGGCGGTGCCGAAGCTGCTCATGCTCAACGTCGTCCAGGCGGCCGTCAAGAAGACGATGGTCCGGGAGATtcgcggcatcggcgcctgCCGCGTCGTGCAGGAGCGGACGGGGAAGAAGGAGCTCGTGATCCACGCGACCGGTGCCAACATCCAGGCGGTCCAGCGGTTCAACGACCACATCGACCCGGACCGCATCCAGACGaacgacgtggccgccgtcctgtccatgtacggcgtcgaggcgtgCCGAAGCAACATCGTCcgagagctcggcgacgtTTTCGGGTCGCACGGCATCAAGGTCGACAACCGACACCTGAACCTCATCGCCGACTACATGACGAGGAACGGCGGCTTCACGGCCTTTAACCGCATGGGCCTGCAGGGCAACGCCAGCCCCTTTACCAAGATGAGCTTCGAGACGACGCTCGCCTTCCTCAaggacgccgtcctcgacggtggCTGGGACGACCTCGCGACGCCGAgcggccgtctcgtcatGGGCCGGCTCGGCAAGCTTGGCACGGGCAGCTTTGATGTTTTGACGCACCTGCCGACGTACCACGCCGATGGGTCGGCGTGAAGGGATTGCGGaccacggagtacaggctGAAGAATGGCAAGATGCATGGAAATACGGAGTTTGCGATGTTCCTTTTCTCTCTTGGCTTACCGCTGGCCTGGATGTTCTATATACAAGACAACTAGCATGAAGAGCCGCCCGATGGATGACAgctgcggcgtcgtcgcgttGCTTCTTGGTGCCGTCTCGCATGTTTCGAGATGTATTCCTTTGTGTTTTCCCTTGCGTGATTCCACTGTTCACGAAGCATGTGATAATTGCCATGCGACGGCAAGCGAGAGTGCATTGTGCGTTacgggccgacggcgaacATCGCGACACGGAAGCGATCATGACAACTTGCGTACAGCAACAATCCGTACCAACCGAACAGGCCATATGTCAACAGAATACGGAGCAGCTTGCATCTTGTACGAACGTAATAATACGAATACGTATGCAGTGTCTCGGGATGGTACCAATGACGTGTTGGTCTCTGGAATGAGCATCCCTGAATAATCGAGTCGGAAATTCGTTGGCGTTTATTCTCGAAAATGCAAGCATTTGCCCGTAGCAGGATGGGGGCAAGACGCAAGCTCCCTTCGCTTCCACAGCTGCCGACACATGATGCATTAGTACAGCAGGTGCCAAAGTTCGGGAGTTGTTGGATGTTGGCGAAAGATGAAAAAGGCATGCTGGCTGCTGAAGGCATCCAAAGGCCATGCCACGTTGCACGGCTCCGGATTATCAACTTCCGTCCATCTGACCGCTACCCTGAACAAGCAAAATAGATGGCACCCCTTTCGCCTTGTCAACAGTTCATCGCCACAGAGATGGGAGCAAGACGGCTGATACATTCGATTCCAACGTTGCCGTCACGATTGGCCTTTCGTTTCTCTAATGCGGTGACGCGGTCCGTCTCAACATTCCCGCGGCCATTCTCTACCGGCTCGCGTTCAACTCCGCCACGGGATTTTCCAACGACCGGATTCGAGTAGATCGATGCATCGGCGAAGATTGAGGAAGAACGGCTTCCTTTCTTCAAGAGCGATGAATACTATCCCGTGAAGATTGGCGATGTCATCGGCGGCCACTACCAGATCGTGGCGAAGCTCGGTTACGGCACTACCTCGACCGTCTGGCTCTCGCGTAATCTCAGGTGACTTTGGCATGCTCCCCGTTGACTCCGACGAGCCATGTTTCTGACTCGTATTCTCTCGCCATCAGTGATCAGAAATACTGGGTTATGAAGGTTCACATCAACACGCTGCAGTACAGTCACGAATCCGTCGTCTATGATCATCTAGCCAAGCACACCGAGGATCACCCTGGCAGGAAACATGTTCGAGAATTTCACGAGTCCTTCCAGATCAAGGGACCAAATGGCAATCACGAAGTTTTCGTCATGGCACCTCTGGGTATGAGTCTCAAAAGCTTGCAGGAGCTTCAGAGAAACGGCGTCTTCCAAGAGCTGCTCGTCATCGGTGCTCTGGCCCAAGTCGTCCTTGCCTTGGATTTTCTCCACGAAGCGGGCATCACCCATACAGGTGCGCATAGAGCCGTCATGTCTATCCGAGCGAGCGCCGCTGATGGGTGCGCTGGTAGATGTTCACCCCGACAATTTGCTCattggcatcgtcgacgagtcAATATATTCCAAAATGGAAGAACTCGAAATCCAGAAGCCGTCGCCCCGCAAAGTGGTGGGTGATACCGTCATTTAGGTCTCTCAATACAGATGTCCGGCAAAGGTCCCCTCATCCTCTGTGATTTGGGCCAGGCTCGAGTGGGCAGCGAGCAGCGCGGGAACGCAATGCCGCTCCCTTACCGGGCACCCGAGGTCATCCTCAACATGCCCTGGAGATACAGCGTAGATGCCTGGGGTGCCGGTCTGCTGGTATGGCCCGCCCACCATGCCTCCCACCCCGGTTGCATTCTCTAATGGACCGCCTTTCACTGGGTCTAGGTCTGGGATCTTCTCCGCGGCGAGAGCCTATTCAAGGTGTACGACCATGAGTCCCAGGAGCTGAACGATGCACACCACCTTGCAGCCATCACAGCACTCATCGGTCCACCGCCCCAGGAACTGCTGCAAAGCAGTGAAGAGGCAGGCAAATACTGGCAAGAAGATGGTGGGTGCCTGTCCATGGCCAGATTCTCTCCACATCGGTCTATCTATACTCGCGCCGTCCTTTTCACCGTCGCTAACACAGCTTAATTCTTGCAGGTGAATGGAAGGGCCCTGTCCCTCTGCCGCCCAAGAGAGATATTGAATCGCTCGTCAGCGACATGGTAGGAGTGGACAAGGAAAACTTGACCAGCTTTCTGGAGTGCTTCATCGCATGGCTTCCCAGCGATCGACTGACCTGCCTGCAAGCTTATTTTCACCCCTGGCTCAAGAACAAAAGGAATTCGATGGCGAAATGAACCTTGCACCTCACTCCCTCCGCAACTGTTGCCATTGTCCTGTATTATGCGCAATGCAGAATGTCTAATCGAATTTCGTACTTTTTCAACAGTTCGGGGTCAACGTTGGACGCCTTGGCACATTGGGTATTCATGTTTAGCCATCCATCACATATGGCCATGACTTCGTTTTTAACTAGATATCCCACATGCATTGATATATACCCATGTAGAATTCATGTCTAGCCAGCCGTAACATCCAAGTCGGCCAATAATGTAAATGTGACTTGACGTGGGAGCTGGATGACATTGTCGGAAGCGAGGAGCGTGGGAATCGCTCTGGTGACAACCGACCGTATGCTAATTCGTACTTCAGAGCAACGTACTGCGTTCAGAGCAACGTACTGCGAATCGTCCACAAGATGAGAAAGCAAGCACGTAATACTCCGTCCTATTCTCGTACCAAAAATACCAAAATTGCGCAGTCGATAATCAAGGCCCGCGACCGAATGCGTAATCCATCCAAGGCACCATTCGAGCTGCAAGTTGTTCGGTCAAGGGCTGCCTCCGGCCTGTTGTGCAAGTCCATGGGGGATTTACATCTCATTATCCAATAGATACAACCTTACAGTTACTATACTACGTGCCTTTATGACTTGAACGCATAACGAGGTGTTGTAGGCTGCAACTATGTCAATGGGAGGTTAGGGTTAATACTTGATGGCGTGGCATGACATGATCTGAAATGTGAATCCTCCTGCGCTAGAATTTCCCGAACAAGAGTCAACTGGACAATCCCCTGCGAGGGACAATATTCTTCGCCCATCTATCGCACCGAATCCATTGAGATTCCAATAGAGTTCATTCACCTGGTGTTGGACACCAGCGAGTGATGGGGGCATGAACCATTAAAGGGATACGTCGCTCCGGCTACACCATAACTTGGGATGTGTCGATTGCAGATCGTATTTTTTGATCGTGCTATAGGTACCTCATTTACCGCCGACTGGGATTAACGTCGTATTCTGACTATTTGCCGAGCTGTCCATTTATCTCGTTTGTCTCTCCTCCATAAAACCAAGTCCATGAAATTGTGAATGAACACCACGTACTACCTGGTAACATCGACAACGGTGGCGAGTTAGAGCTAGGGCGCGCTACCTCAACAACATGAGGCTCCTTCAACGAGAAAGCCGGCCTCGTTCGGTTGACAATGTTGATTTTTTTATGGCGGAAATAACCCCTTCGGTTTACAGGATATACCGTAATAGCCACAGGATCACGCCATCCTTCACTTCAAATTCAGCACGACATTTCGCCGTCGTTGAGccaatgtacaagtatttcTCCTTTATTTCGCCATTTTCGTTCCTATGCTTAGCGGTCAGAGTACAATCGACCACAATAGGTTGCTTTTTCTGCAAGACCGTTGCAGTAACACGACAGACGTGCCGTGCGCGGTCCACGCTCCGCCTAGAGCCGCGAGCACCTCGACTCTGTACGGTGCATCCGCCTAGATTTTGCCATGGCCGAAGAAGTTTGCCGGTCATGCCAAACGAAGTGCGAATTCACGCATCGGCAGAGGTTCCCCGCGCAAAAGACACTCTCCATCCTAGAGACCCCCGTTTCTCCCTCGCGTCTGCAGCACAAGATGTCGAGTGCTGTCGAGCCGAACCGCTGGGGACGTCGTTGGCCCATCCTGTCTGGGGAAGTTCGCTCGCTCGTCTCTCGTTACATGGTTGCGACTGGGTGTCTGAGACATGACATTCCAGCACCCAACGTGGACGGGGTTCGTGGCGCAAGGGGGAGTGCCGGTTGACAGACAGGCAAAACGGGGCTTCATGTCTCACCcaccggcgaggaggacatTCGCCATGAAAATGGGCAAAGCCTTGACCGCAAACCAGCAGCTTTCCTTCCTGCTCTGATCAAGTCGTTGGGGTCCGGTATGCAAGGTGGGAGTTGCCAGCCAGCCACCGCCAGATAGCTGGACCGACGGCAGTCAGGCAGCAGGGTATCGTACCCCTGAAAGCGCGAATTCGCGCCTCCTTGGCGACAGAGTGCCGCTGCTCTCTTGCTGCGATCCGTTCCCATTGGTAGACGGTCCTCTCTGGCTGAAAAGCGTAGAGGCGAGCAAGTTGGTGTCCTCGTAGCTGCTCCGAGGCTACGTATCAGAAAGGCTAGCAGGATTCTTTCTTGTCTTAGATGGAAGTCACGGATTCTCCATGCTCAGGGGTTCGACGGTGCATGGATGCCCGCCTCTGTCTCGCCTCCCCCACGGGATCccgtcaaggccgtcga of the Drechmeria coniospora strain ARSEF 6962 chromosome 01, whole genome shotgun sequence genome contains:
- a CDS encoding DNA-directed RNA polymerase I subunit RPA1 codes for the protein MNIAQPISSEVDAVEFTFLSPDEIQAISVKRIENDNTFDSLLNPVHGGLYDPALGSWGDQPCATCNLNQASCPGHPGHIQLPAPVYHPIFMDQAYHLLRATCVYCRGFRLPAKDLHKFMCQLRLLQHGLIREAYIVDAVGDKDCDGLGENLGSDESEADEENSSIDSAIRKRDKYVLHCLRTVKIRRSEAGRRKHEGMAQARRDIIKAFLAEITKRRHCATCSGISPAYRKDRYVKIFEKSLSAKELTAMAQRHLVRKDAMTRQFDEKSKSKLDTESSESEAVVQPTTDEEEERPVDVAAAQRYISPMEVRARLIELFKKEQDVVALLYDSKPRTRGSPDVTPDMFFITTILVPPSRYRPEARLGDAQVTEAEQNSLYKMILRGCTKIAHVHTVLRSNERADITQLHQAWTELQESVNALIDANKNPVQGAAAKRNEEGIKQKLEKKEGLFRKNLMGKRVNYAARSVISPDPNIETNEIGVPPVFAQKLTFPEPVTSHNFRDMQHAVINGAYKWPGAVAIENENGQVQMLRNKSVDERISLANQLLAPTDANAPKIRNKKVYRHMTNGDVVLMNRQPTLHKPSMMGHRVRVLPGEKTIRMHYANCNTYNADFDGDEMNMHFPQNEVARAEALQIADTDHQYLSGTQGKPLRGLIQDHISVSIALCSRDCFFSRGDYHALVYSAIRPESGHVYGDRIQLVPPAILKPVPRWTGKQVVTTILKNTQPPNCGPLTLHGESQIKAEQWGSKKSEEGTVLIQDGEFVTGILDKSQIGQSAGGLIHAIHEVHGPSAAGKLLTAMGRLLTRYLGMRAFSCGMDDLRLTAEGETSRQRELQVVRTVGREIASSYVSLKDVPDARDPVLLERLEEVLRDDKKQEGLDLLMNQGTKDITDAIQRACIPNGLEKPFPRNQMQAMTTSGAKGSKVNASLISCNLGQQVLESRRVPIMVSGKTLPCFQPFETNITANGYIGSRFLTGIRPQEYYFHHMAGREGLIDTAVKTSRSGYLQRCVIKGLEGVSVAYDTTVRDADGSIIQFLYGEDGLDVTKQSYLKDFGFILRNLVSEAAQLRYDSEVVQRLGATSNRAAFTKYMKSAVKHAQPGDPKARDPLTSAFNPTTNAFVLSESFFTAMSTYLKENSDGMIREKGDKEPAGAHQALNRKNAELLFAMKYLQSLIEPGEAVGVVAGQSVGEPSTQMTLNTFHLAGHAAKNVTAGIPRLREILMTASKDIATPAMSLYPHASLAAEEVETFAKSISALPMSFILESVVVEEKVGRGKIFGMAKIYVIKLKFFPAKEYLEMYHASVGEVLDAVERKLVRHIVTLSKAELKKRALQATAASPDIGAKVGVVEMVAPAAATAEAGAEDDDSGDEDHTSAKQRANRHEAVSYGPNDEADNEIQREMDDADVADETEAEGADDAAEKNEAMDVDTDDEASEGEKASSANARARRVMDAFDEVTAFECSESSGDGCQLTLEYDQAVPKLLMLNVVQAAVKKTMVREIRGIGACRVVQERTGKKELVIHATGANIQAVQRFNDHIDPDRIQTNDVAAVLSMYGVEACRSNIVRELGDVFGSHGIKVDNRHLNLIADYMTRNGGFTAFNRMGLQGNASPFTKMSFETTLAFLKDAVLDGGWDDLATPSGRLVMGRLGKLGTGSFDVLTHLPTYHADGNNPYQPNRPYVNRIRSSLHLIDASAKIEEERLPFFKSDEYYPVKIGDVIGGHYQIVAKLGYGTTSTVWLSRNLSDQKYWVMKVHINTLQYSHESVVYDHLAKHTEDHPGRKHVREFHESFQIKGPNGNHEVFVMAPLGMSLKSLQELQRNGVFQELLVIGALAQVVLALDFLHEAGITHTDVHPDNLLIGIVDESIYSKMEELEIQKPSPRKVARVGSEQRGNAMPLPYRAPEVILNMPWRYSVDAWGAGLLVWDLLRGESLFKVYDHESQELNDAHHLAAITALIGPPPQELLQSSEEAGKYWQEDGEWKGPVPLPPKRDIESLVSDMVGVDKENLTSFLECFIAWLPSDRLTCLQAYFHPWLKNKRNSMAK